From the genome of Bactrocera oleae isolate idBacOlea1 chromosome 2, idBacOlea1, whole genome shotgun sequence, one region includes:
- the REPTOR gene encoding protein CREBRF homolog, whose protein sequence is MTENQIFSMSTDLFDTSSNSSNPLKCDIFSLALSNSNTSSLLFGTSTLPALSPLQQLNVNTVFNTNSNSSPNSNYLSNLNSNANTPNDHQQQQQQQQQQQHTFTSVGNSVGSSAGGGSIGGSSNVMLTNAISIPRSNNPNQSHTPWTQERDSHHHPSPSPLQHHPHHLNSHNHNQIASMMSAQQQNNQQQQQLQQQHQLQQQSLQHSQPRLFVDFSDYGLDVASLDASSLSPTLLQDVSLGAASPLHGITSNGFYAADASPVSNSGSNSIVGSVGTVDSASTLLGLNDSIRSGDDGNNSLLFDVTGTPNSSAMWSDISNAIITKHEPFTLEEDYIFPIDKTEIQAAGFGEISDDHFLDVIDNFDELLNSGAGQNEFILSPQQNNSSSNLQQLNSPQASPGGGPPMELLEMHKQQQQQHQQQQQQQQQQQQLTQLQTAQQQQHQQQQSQQQPRLQHSNSAGGAIHTHHNHHNSSSPYEIYHSTPNKQQTHQLSSSGSNSFSPGSQASHSPLQLNSITPPPPPHGNRTQSLQVKSRNMLELQKKGFSMSPDRANGSAGLLGQSVPGNSHVLLSGNALSPSSGGSSSGFGSATGGGSSTGGSVRKSFQYPCDTSISRLSSSAPTHLGLEHIWMRREPRQHLLSTGSLAEAESFSSLSTGSVLSPDGIDFSQDDDDDASTDYNSDNYDDLSSDGSDNEDDSRTTISGHMSGSKCKERYFWQYNVQAKGPKGKRLVFQSRLEDPHVLNEATDPVFSPNCSVRGIKVFKHSGKARKGDGNDLTPNPRKLHVIGKELDKLGRTINDMTPVSELPFNVRPKSRKEKNKLASRACRLKKKAQHEANKIKLFGLEIEHKRLINGIFELKQALALKYQNQNNGEHTEVIDQRIEQIYKTAQTGLRIAGDTTDFVNKVLENVKSGVPNGGLEDLRHS, encoded by the exons ATGACCGAGAATCAAATATTTTCCATGTCGACCGATCTATTCGACACCTCGTCCAACAGCAGCAATCCACTAAAGTGTGATATCTTCTCGTTGGCGCTAAGCAACAGCAACACATCCAGTCTACTCTTCGGCACATCGACGCTGCCCGCACTTAGCCCATTGCAGCAGCTGAATGTGAATAccgttttcaatacaaattccAACTCCAGCCCTAATTCCAATTACCTTTCGAATTTGAATTCGAACGCCAACACACCAAACGAccaccaacaacagcagcagcagcagcagcaacaacagcacacATTCACCAGTGTCGGCAATAGCGTTGGTAGTAGTGCTGGTGGTGGCAGCATCGGCGGTAGCAGTAATGTGATGCTGACCAACGCTATAAGCATACCGCGCAGTAATAACCCAAATCAGAGTCATACTCCTTGGACGCAAGAACGAGATTCGCATCATCATCCCAGCCCAAGTCCTTTGCAGCATCATCCCCATCATCTTAATAGCCATAATCACAACCAAATAGCTTCCATGATGTCTGCACAGCAACAAAataaccaacaacagcaacagctccaacaacaacaccaactgcaacaacaatcgTTGCAACACTCACAGCCACGTCTTTTTGTCGACTTCTCCGATTACGGTTTGGATGTCGCCTCGCTGGACGCTTCCTCGTTGTCGCCAACACTGCTGCAAGATGTCAGTTTGGGCGCTGCTTCGCCACTACATGGCATCACGTCCAACGGCTTCTATGCGGCTGATGCCTCGCCAGTCAGCAACAGCGGCAGCAATAGCATAGTCGGCAGCGTTGGTACCGTGGACTCGGCCAGCACGTTGTTGGGACTGAATGATAGCATACGCTCCGGCGACGATGGCAACAATTCGCTGCTCTTCGATGTCACCGGCACGCCTAACTCGAGCGCCATGTGGAGTGACATCAGCAATGCCATCATCACCAAACATGAACCCTTCACGCTGGAGGAAGACTACATTTTTCCCATAGATAAGACTGAGATACAGGCTGCCGGTTTCGGTGAAATATCGGATGATCATTTCCTCGATGTGATCGATAATTTTGATGAGCTTTTGAATAGCGGTGCTGGACAGAATGAATTCATTCTATCGCCTCAACAAAATAATAGCTCAAGCAATTTACAACAGTTAAATAGTCCACAGGCCTCGCCAGGTGGTGGACCACCAATGGAATTGTTGGAGAtgcataagcaacaacaacaacagcaccaacaacaacaacaacaacagcagcaacaacaacaattgacaCAACTGCAAACGgctcagcagcagcaacatcaacagCAACAGTCGCAGCAACAGCCACGTTTACAGCACAGCAACAGCGCTGGCGgtgccatacacacacaccatAATCACCATAACTCGTCTAGTCCATACGAAATCTACCATAGCACTCCAAATAAGCAACAAACACATCAATTGAGCAGTTCGGGCTCGAACTCATTCTCTCCGGGCAGTCAG GCCTCGCATTCGCCACTTCAGCTGAATTCCATAAcgccaccaccaccgccgcATGGCAATCGCACACAAAGCTTGCAGGTGAAGTCGCGCAACATGTTGGAATTGCAAAAGAAGGGATTCTCCATGTCTCCCGATCGTGCCAATGGCAGCGCCGGTTTATTGGGTCAATCGGTGCCGGGCAATAGTCACGTGCTGCTCTCCGGTAATGCGCTTAGCCCAAGTAGCGGTGGCAGTAGTAGCGGCTTCGGTAGCGCCACCGGCGGTGGCAGCAGCACTGGTGGTTCGGTGCGCAAATCGTTCCAGTATCCTTGTGATACATCCATATCGCGCCTGTCCTCATCGGCACCCACACATCTCGGACTCGAACACATTTGGATGCGACGTGAACCACGACAGCATTTGCTGTCCACTGGCTCGCTGGCCGAGGCTGAATCGTTCTCGTCTCTTAGCACCGGCAGCGTGTTGTCGCCGGATGGCATTGATTTCTCGCAGGACGATGATGACGATGCGTCGACAGACTACAACAGCGATAATTATGATGATCTGTCCAGTGATG GTTCTGATAATGAGGATGACTCGCGCACCACCATTTCCGGCCACATGTCAGGCAGCAAATGCAAGGAACGCTACTTCTGGCAGTACAATGTACAAGCGAAGGGGCCCAAGGGTAAACGGCTTGTGTTCCAGTCACGTCTGGAGGACCCGCACGTCTTGAACGAGGCCACCGATCCGGTATTCAGCCCTAATTGTTCTGTGCGTGGTATCAAGGTGTTTAAA CACAGCGGCAAGGCACGCAAGGGTGATGGCAATGATCTTACGCCAAATCCAAGAAAATTGCATGTCATCGGTAAGGAGTTAGACAAGTTGGGTCGCACCATCAACGACATGACGCCCGTATCCGAGTTGCCCTTCAATGTGCGCCCGAAATCGCGCAAAGAGAAAAATAAGTTGGCCTCACGCGCATGCCGGCTAAAAAAGAAGGCTCAGCACGAGGCGAATAAAATCAAACTTTTTGGACTGGAAATTGAACACA AACGTTTAATTAATGGTATTTTCGAACTCAAACAAGCTTTGGCGCTCAaatatcaaaatcaaaacaacGGCGAGCACACCGAGGTGATCGATCAGCGCATCGAACAGATCTACAAAACGGCACAAA CTGGTCTGCGTATAGCTGGCGATACCACTGATTTTGTGAACAAAGTGTTGGAGAATGTGAAAAGTGGTGTACCAAACGGTGGTCTCGAGGATTTAAGGCACTCATAG